One genomic region from Sander lucioperca isolate FBNREF2018 chromosome 3, SLUC_FBN_1.2, whole genome shotgun sequence encodes:
- the ap1s2 gene encoding AP-1 complex subunit sigma-2 isoform X1: MQFMLLFSRQGKLRLQKWYVPLSDKERKKISRDLVQTILARKPKMCSFLEWRDLKIVYKRYASLYFCCAVEDQDNELITLEIIHRYVELLDKYFGSVCELDIIFNFEKAYFILDEFLLGGEAQETSKKNVLKAIEQADLLQEVRTVLHQQICQTYHSVR; the protein is encoded by the exons ATGCAGTTCATGCTGTTATTCAGCCGGCAGGGAAAGCTGCGGTTACAGAAATGGTATGTGCCTCTGTCTGACAAGGAGAGGAAGAAGATCTCCAGAGACCTGGTCCAGACCATACTGGCCAGGAAGCCCAAGATGTGCAGCTTCTTGGAGTGGAGGGACCTCAAGATTGTGTACAAGAG ATATGCAAGCCTGTATTTCTGCTGTGCAGTCGAGGATCAGGATAATGAGCTGATCACCCTGGAGATCATCCATAGATACGTGGAGCTGCTTGACAAATATTTTGGCAGT GTGTGCGAGTTGGATATTATCTTCAACTTTGAGAAGGCCTACTTTATTCTGGATGAGTTCCTGCTGGGCGGAGAGGCCCAGGAGACGTCCAAGAAGAACGTGCTGAAAGCCATCGAGCAAGCTGACCTGCTGCAGGAGGTACGCACAGTTCTTCACCAACAG ATTTGCCAAACTTACCATAGTGTCAGGTAA
- the LOC116054765 gene encoding transmembrane 6 superfamily member 1 isoform X2 translates to MSASAGTGVFVLSLMSIPICYLFNSLIYSNSAEAFFFAGCSTVLILAISARFILKKKAPVDPLFYVYAVYTFLSVVNLIIGLEQDNIIDGFVTFYLKEADPHINTAHGHMISYWDGCVHYLIYLLMIAAITWGDSYRAIGLYWVGSFLMRAIVYILGNAVGKYGTHVSPLFLLHMLYISVSVWACFRTFSQPSTRDAQFPEAERKCLLHRPLDLLFIIYLILAFAFCVFRGLVVLDCSSKWCQVYTQQYEPYLKDPSAYPKVQMLLSMLYSGPYYIITLYGLMVPGCEWMPDLTLVHSGALAQAQFTHIGASLHTRTPFSYRVPADSQPVFLLVNVLYALVPQALCYRCCSRPAFFLRPMPEKKTE, encoded by the exons ATGAGCGCGTCTGCAGGGACTGGAGTGTTTGTGCTCTCCTTGATGTCCATCCCCATCTGCTATTTATTTAATTCCCTCATTTACAGCAACAG TGCTGAAGCTTTCTTCTTCGCTGGGTGTTCAACAGTCCTTATCCTGGCCATTTCAGCTCGTTTTATACTCAAGAAGAAGGCTCCAGTAGATCCTCTTTTCTATG TGTATGCAGTGTACACATTCCTCAGTGTGGTGAATCTGATCATTGGGCTGGAACAGGACAACATCATTGATGGATTTGTGACGTTTTACCTCAAAGAG GCAGATCCACATATTAACACAGCACATGGACACATGATCTCCTATTGGGATGGCTGTGTGCATTATCTCATCTATCTGCTCATGATTGCTGCTATTACTTGGGG GGACAGTTACCGAGCCATTGGACTCTACTGGGTGGGATCTTTTCTCATGCGTGCCATAGTCTACATTCTTGGGAATGCTGTGG GGAAATATGGGACCCATGTTagtcctctcttcctcctccacatgCTATatatctctgtgtctgtctgggcCTGCTTCCGCACCTTCAGCCAGCCCTCCACACGGGATGCTCAGTTTCCT GAGGCGGAAAGAAAATGTTTACTCCACAGACCTCTGGACCTACTGTTCATCATCTACCTCATCCTTGCTTTTGCTTTCTGTGTCTTCAGAGGCCTG gtTGTTCTGGACTGTTCCAGCAAATGGTGTCAAGTCTACACACAGCAGTATGAGCCTTACCTAAAAGACCCATCAGCCTATCCTAAAGTACAG ATGTTGCTGAGCATGCTATACTCTGGACCATACTACATCATTACTCTCTATGGGCTGATGGTCCCAGGATGTGAATGGATGCCGGATCTGACTCTTGTACACTCTGGAGCACTGGCACAG GCCCAGTTCACTCATATCGGTGCATCACTTCACACACGGACGCCGTTTTCCTACAGAGTGCCTGCTGATAGCCAGCCTGTCTTCTTGCTGGTCAATGTCCTGTACGCTCTAGTGCCTCAGGCTCTGTGCTACCGCTGCTGCTCCAGGCCTGCCTTCTTCCTCAGGCCAATGCCAGAAAAGAAGactgaataa
- the zrsr2 gene encoding U2 small nuclear ribonucleoprotein auxiliary factor 35 kDa subunit-related protein 2, which translates to MAAPTPPISATVFSQKQRRAALRKERRKRKRQALAQARECGLKIGASFTPEEEEEVNDEDDKDYDVAEQERLRLHEEWLERERLAQEEFRLRAEREESARKRKEEEERMIKEEWEAQQKKEQDEKEQKQQDKRDREEAVQKMLDEAENQLENGEPWMNPEAPVSKNSDNFGTERDVANCPFFLKTGACRFGDRCSRKHVYPTASPTLMIRGMFTTFGMEQSRRDDYDIDSCLEHSEEELQESFLEFYHDVLPELKSVGKVVQFKVSCNYEPHLRGNVYIQFDTEEQCKEAIIKFNGRWYAGRQLHCEMCPVTRWKNAICGLFDRQKCPKGKHCNFLHVFRNPGNEFWEADRDLHMSPDRSVRGSRRDGWHSERYGDRSWRQRQCSRSPPRSERSHSRREGDRRRSRERSRERRASQQHREDTRSSRHSDRRKDWYQSRSRDRSRSRSRDREQDRPRNRSRDKDREHKYKNRSEERDSRDKDTDTHGRARERSRSTSRERNKQSRESSPKKPDTNEKPTNEDTNTRRRHKQSKKSKKKSKKKHKKKSHLPEVTTSSGESEKEKESEEETMENLTVTSPIQEIKEIELIQINNMDESPCVDSETLSPEVKIEQSNTEMQ; encoded by the exons ATGGCAGCACCAACTCCACCGATTTCTGCTACTGTGTTCAG TCAAAAGCAAAGGAGGGCTGCGCtgaggaaagagagaagaaaacgGAAACGCCAAGCTCTCGCCCAAGCCAGAGAATGTG GGTTAAAAATTGGAGCAAGCTTTACacctgaagaagaagaagaagtaaaTGATGAAGATGATAAGGATTATGATGTTGCGGAGCAGGAAAG ACTGCGGCTACATGAAGAGTGGTTGGAAAGAGAGAGGCTTGCCCAGGAGGAGTTCAGGCTGAGGGCTGAGAGGGAGGAGTCtgcaaggaaaagaaaagaggaggaggag CGGATGATAAAAGAGGAATGGGAGGCCCAGCAGAAGAAAGAACAAGACGAAAAAGAGCAGAAGCAGCAGGACAAGCGAGACAGAGAG GAGGCTGTTCAGAAAATGTTGGATGAAGCTGAAAATCAG CTAGAAAATGGAGAACCGTGGATGAATCCCGAGGCTCCTGTGTCAAAGAACTCTGATAACTTTGGAACAGAGCGCGACGTAGCCAACTGTCCGTTCTTCCTGAAGACTGGGGCATGTCGATTTGGAGACCG ATGTTCTCGGAAGCATGTTTATCCCACAGCCAGCCCGACTCTGATGATTCGCGGTATGTTTACAACGTTTGGCATGGAGCAGTCCCGCAGAGATGACTACGACATTGATTCTTGTTTGGAACACAGCGAGGAGGAGCTACAGGAGTCTTTTCTCGAGTTCTATCATGACGTCCTGCCGGAGTTAAAGAGTGTCGGCAAGGTGGTGCAATTCAAA GTCAGCTGCAATTATGAACCACACCTGAGAGGAaatgtttacattcagtttgACAC AGAGGAGCAGTGTAAAGAGGCCATCATCAAGTTCAATGGGAGGTGGTACGCAGGCCGGCAGCTTCATTGTGAGATGTGTCCAGTTACACGGTGGAAGAATGCTATATGCG GATTGTTTGACAGACAGAAGTGCCCCAAAGGGAAGCACTGTAATTTCCTGCATGTATTTCGAAACCCTGGCAATGAATTCTGGGAGGCTGACAGAGACCTGCACATGTCACCAGACCGCAGCGTCAGGGGGAGTCGCAGAGACGGGTGGCATTCAGAGCGATATGGAGACAGATCGTGGAGGCAACGTCAGTGCAGCAGAAGCCCGCCGAGATCTGAAAGATCCCACAGCAGACGAGAGGGCGACAGGAGAAGGAGCAGAGAGCGGAGCAGGGAGAGGAGGGCCTCACAACAGCACAGAGAGGACACACGGTCATCCAGACACAGTGACAGGAGGAAAGATTGGTATCAGAGCAGAAGTAGAGACAGGTCGAGGAGTAGAAGTAGAGATAGAGAGCAAGACAGGCCAAGAAACAGGAGTAGAGATAAAGACAGGGAGCACAAGTATAAGAATAGAagtgaagagagagacagtagaGACAAAGATACAGACACTCACGgaagagcaagagagaggtCAAGAAGTACAAGCcgagaaagaaacaaacaaagtaGAGAAAGTAGCCCCAAGAAACCAGATACAAATGAGAAACCCACTAATGAGGATACCAACACACGCCGCCGCCACAAACAGTCCAAAAAGAGCAAGAAGAAGAGCAAGAAGAAGCATAAGAAGAAAAGCCATTTGCCAGAAGTGACGACCTCATCTGGAGAGTCAGAAAAGGAGAAAGAGTCAGAGGAAGAGACGATGGAGAATCTCACTGTAACAAGTCCCATTCAGGAGATAAAGGAAATAGAGCTAATTCAGATAAACAATATGGATGAGAGTCCATGTGTTGACAGTGAAACGTTAAGTCCTGAGGTAAAAATTGAGCAATCTAACACAGAAATGCAATGA
- the LOC116054765 gene encoding transmembrane 6 superfamily member 1 isoform X3 codes for MISYWDGCVHYLIYLLMIAAITWGDSYRAIGLYWVGSFLMRAIVYILGNAVGKYGTHVSPLFLLHMLYISVSVWACFRTFSQPSTRDAQFPSIQEAERKCLLHRPLDLLFIIYLILAFAFCVFRGLVVLDCSSKWCQVYTQQYEPYLKDPSAYPKVQMLLSMLYSGPYYIITLYGLMVPGCEWMPDLTLVHSGALAQAQFTHIGASLHTRTPFSYRVPADSQPVFLLVNVLYALVPQALCYRCCSRPAFFLRPMPEKKTE; via the exons ATGATCTCCTATTGGGATGGCTGTGTGCATTATCTCATCTATCTGCTCATGATTGCTGCTATTACTTGGGG GGACAGTTACCGAGCCATTGGACTCTACTGGGTGGGATCTTTTCTCATGCGTGCCATAGTCTACATTCTTGGGAATGCTGTGG GGAAATATGGGACCCATGTTagtcctctcttcctcctccacatgCTATatatctctgtgtctgtctgggcCTGCTTCCGCACCTTCAGCCAGCCCTCCACACGGGATGCTCAGTTTCCT AGCATCCAGGAGGCGGAAAGAAAATGTTTACTCCACAGACCTCTGGACCTACTGTTCATCATCTACCTCATCCTTGCTTTTGCTTTCTGTGTCTTCAGAGGCCTG gtTGTTCTGGACTGTTCCAGCAAATGGTGTCAAGTCTACACACAGCAGTATGAGCCTTACCTAAAAGACCCATCAGCCTATCCTAAAGTACAG ATGTTGCTGAGCATGCTATACTCTGGACCATACTACATCATTACTCTCTATGGGCTGATGGTCCCAGGATGTGAATGGATGCCGGATCTGACTCTTGTACACTCTGGAGCACTGGCACAG GCCCAGTTCACTCATATCGGTGCATCACTTCACACACGGACGCCGTTTTCCTACAGAGTGCCTGCTGATAGCCAGCCTGTCTTCTTGCTGGTCAATGTCCTGTACGCTCTAGTGCCTCAGGCTCTGTGCTACCGCTGCTGCTCCAGGCCTGCCTTCTTCCTCAGGCCAATGCCAGAAAAGAAGactgaataa
- the ap1s2 gene encoding AP-1 complex subunit sigma-2 isoform X2 produces MQFMLLFSRQGKLRLQKWYVPLSDKERKKISRDLVQTILARKPKMCSFLEWRDLKIVYKRYASLYFCCAVEDQDNELITLEIIHRYVELLDKYFGSVCELDIIFNFEKAYFILDEFLLGGEAQETSKKNVLKAIEQADLLQEEAEAPRSVLEEIGLT; encoded by the exons ATGCAGTTCATGCTGTTATTCAGCCGGCAGGGAAAGCTGCGGTTACAGAAATGGTATGTGCCTCTGTCTGACAAGGAGAGGAAGAAGATCTCCAGAGACCTGGTCCAGACCATACTGGCCAGGAAGCCCAAGATGTGCAGCTTCTTGGAGTGGAGGGACCTCAAGATTGTGTACAAGAG ATATGCAAGCCTGTATTTCTGCTGTGCAGTCGAGGATCAGGATAATGAGCTGATCACCCTGGAGATCATCCATAGATACGTGGAGCTGCTTGACAAATATTTTGGCAGT GTGTGCGAGTTGGATATTATCTTCAACTTTGAGAAGGCCTACTTTATTCTGGATGAGTTCCTGCTGGGCGGAGAGGCCCAGGAGACGTCCAAGAAGAACGTGCTGAAAGCCATCGAGCAAGCTGACCTGCTGCAGGAG GAGGCCGAGGCACCACGGAGCGTTTTAGAAGAAATTGGGCTGACATAA
- the LOC116054542 gene encoding BTB/POZ domain-containing protein 1 isoform X1 — translation MATGSGDSVGGGLASNHDGQEAASNAVQSVQSGAAAVLSNVPASGPARSASPPVLGLHREPMYNWQATKSSLKERFAFLFNNELLSDVRFIVGKGRQAQRIPAHKFVLAAGSAVFDAMFNGGMATTSAEIELPDVEPAAFLALLRFLYSDEVHIGPETVMTTLYTAKKYAVPALESHCVEFLTKHLRADNAFMLLTQARLFDEPQLAGLCLDTIDKSTADAINAEGFTDIDLETLCAVLQRDTLSIRENRLFGAVVRWAEAECYRQQLPQTSENKQKVLGKALPLIRFPLMTVEEFAAGPAQSGILFDREVVNLFLHFTVNPKPRVDYIDRPRCSLRGEECSINRFQQVESRWGYSGTSDRIRFNVNRRICIVGFGLYGSIHGPNDYQVNIQILESDKRITLGQNDTGFNCDGTANTFRVMFKEPVEILPSVSYTACATLKGPDSHYGTKGLKKVTQESVTGTKTTFFFFSSPGNNNGTSVEDGQIPEIIYYT, via the exons ATGGCGACCGGGAGCGGCGACAGCGTCGGCGGCGGCTTAGCGTCAAACCATGACGGTCAGGAGGCAGCATCCAATGCGGTTCAGTCGGTTCAGTCTGGAGCCGCAGCGGTGCTCTCCAACGTGCCAGCCTCCGGCCCTGCCCGGTCCGCCTCCCCGCCTGTCCTCGGCCTTCACCGGGAACCCATGTACAACTGGCAGGCGACGAAGAGCTCCCTGAAGGAGCGCTTCGCCTTCCTCTTCAACAACGAGCTGCTCAGCGACGTCAGGTTTATAGTGGGGAAAGGCAGACAGGCCCAGAGGATACCGGCCCATAAATTTGTCCTGGCAGCTGGCAGTGCCGTTTTTGATGCCATGTTCAACGGAGGGATGGCCACAACTTCGGCCGAAATAGAGCTGCCTGATGTGGAACCGGCAGCCTTCCTCGCCCTGCTCAG GTTCTTGTATTCTGACGAGGTCCACATTGGTCCAGAGACTGTGATGACGACTCTGTATACAGCTAAGAAGTATGCGGTGCCTGCTCTGGAGAGTCACTGTGTGGAGTTCCTCACCAAGCACCTCAGAGCCGACAACGCGTTCATGCTCCTCACTCAG GCAAGGTTATTTGATGAGCCTCAACTTGCCGGTCTCTGCTTAGACACCATAGACAAAAGCACTGCGGACGCAATAAACGCAGAGGGCTTTACAGATATTGACCTCG aAACCTTATGTGCAgtgctacaaagagacacactcAGCATCAGGGAGAACCGCTTATTTGGGGCGGTGGTCCGCTGGGCAGAGGCCGAGTGTTACAGACAACAGCTCCCCCAGACCTCGGAGAACAAACAGAAGGTTCTGGGGAAAGCCCTCCCGCTCATCCGCTTCCCGCTCATGACTGTTGAGGAGTTTGCTGCAG GGCCTGCCCAGTCTGGAATATTGTTCGATCGGGAGGTGGTAAATCTGTTtttacactttacagtaaaCCCCAAACCACGGGTCGACTACATCGACAGGCCCCGCTGCAGCCTCAGGGGGGAGGAGTGCAGCATTAATAGATTCCAGCAGGTTGAGAGTCGATGGGGGTACAGTGGTACCAGCGACAGAATCAG ATTCAATGTTAACAGAAGAATATGCATAGTGGGTTTTGGCTTGTATGGTTCAATACATGGCCCCAATGACTATCAGGTCAACATACAG ATTTTAGAGAGCGACAAACGCATTACGCTGGGGCAGAACGACACAGGTTTTAACTGTGACGGCACAGCCAACACTTTCAGAGTGATGTTCAAAGAGCCTGTGGAAATCCTACCCAGTGTCAGCTACACTGCATGTGCCACCTTAAAG GGCCCAGACTCTCATTATGGCACAAAAGGGTTAAAGAAAGTGACCCAGGAATCAGTGACGGGGACCAAGAcgacctttttcttttttagctcACCAGGAAATAATAACGGTACATCAGTGGAGGATGGGCAGATACCAGAGATCATCTACTACACCTAG
- the LOC116054542 gene encoding BTB/POZ domain-containing protein 1 isoform X2, producing the protein MATGSGDSVGGGLASNHDGQEAASNAVQSVQSGAAAVLSNVPASGPARSASPPVLGLHREPMYNWQATKSSLKERFAFLFNNELLSDVRFIVGKGRQAQRIPAHKFVLAAGSAVFDAMFNGGMATTSAEIELPDVEPAAFLALLRFLYSDEVHIGPETVMTTLYTAKKYAVPALESHCVEFLTKHLRADNAFMLLTQARLFDEPQLAGLCLDTIDKSTADAINAEGFTDIDLETLCAVLQRDTLSIRENRLFGAVVRWAEAECYRQQLPQTSENKQKVLGKALPLIRFPLMTVEEFAAVNPKPRVDYIDRPRCSLRGEECSINRFQQVESRWGYSGTSDRIRFNVNRRICIVGFGLYGSIHGPNDYQVNIQILESDKRITLGQNDTGFNCDGTANTFRVMFKEPVEILPSVSYTACATLKGPDSHYGTKGLKKVTQESVTGTKTTFFFFSSPGNNNGTSVEDGQIPEIIYYT; encoded by the exons ATGGCGACCGGGAGCGGCGACAGCGTCGGCGGCGGCTTAGCGTCAAACCATGACGGTCAGGAGGCAGCATCCAATGCGGTTCAGTCGGTTCAGTCTGGAGCCGCAGCGGTGCTCTCCAACGTGCCAGCCTCCGGCCCTGCCCGGTCCGCCTCCCCGCCTGTCCTCGGCCTTCACCGGGAACCCATGTACAACTGGCAGGCGACGAAGAGCTCCCTGAAGGAGCGCTTCGCCTTCCTCTTCAACAACGAGCTGCTCAGCGACGTCAGGTTTATAGTGGGGAAAGGCAGACAGGCCCAGAGGATACCGGCCCATAAATTTGTCCTGGCAGCTGGCAGTGCCGTTTTTGATGCCATGTTCAACGGAGGGATGGCCACAACTTCGGCCGAAATAGAGCTGCCTGATGTGGAACCGGCAGCCTTCCTCGCCCTGCTCAG GTTCTTGTATTCTGACGAGGTCCACATTGGTCCAGAGACTGTGATGACGACTCTGTATACAGCTAAGAAGTATGCGGTGCCTGCTCTGGAGAGTCACTGTGTGGAGTTCCTCACCAAGCACCTCAGAGCCGACAACGCGTTCATGCTCCTCACTCAG GCAAGGTTATTTGATGAGCCTCAACTTGCCGGTCTCTGCTTAGACACCATAGACAAAAGCACTGCGGACGCAATAAACGCAGAGGGCTTTACAGATATTGACCTCG aAACCTTATGTGCAgtgctacaaagagacacactcAGCATCAGGGAGAACCGCTTATTTGGGGCGGTGGTCCGCTGGGCAGAGGCCGAGTGTTACAGACAACAGCTCCCCCAGACCTCGGAGAACAAACAGAAGGTTCTGGGGAAAGCCCTCCCGCTCATCCGCTTCCCGCTCATGACTGTTGAGGAGTTTGCTGCAG taaaCCCCAAACCACGGGTCGACTACATCGACAGGCCCCGCTGCAGCCTCAGGGGGGAGGAGTGCAGCATTAATAGATTCCAGCAGGTTGAGAGTCGATGGGGGTACAGTGGTACCAGCGACAGAATCAG ATTCAATGTTAACAGAAGAATATGCATAGTGGGTTTTGGCTTGTATGGTTCAATACATGGCCCCAATGACTATCAGGTCAACATACAG ATTTTAGAGAGCGACAAACGCATTACGCTGGGGCAGAACGACACAGGTTTTAACTGTGACGGCACAGCCAACACTTTCAGAGTGATGTTCAAAGAGCCTGTGGAAATCCTACCCAGTGTCAGCTACACTGCATGTGCCACCTTAAAG GGCCCAGACTCTCATTATGGCACAAAAGGGTTAAAGAAAGTGACCCAGGAATCAGTGACGGGGACCAAGAcgacctttttcttttttagctcACCAGGAAATAATAACGGTACATCAGTGGAGGATGGGCAGATACCAGAGATCATCTACTACACCTAG
- the LOC116054765 gene encoding transmembrane 6 superfamily member 1 isoform X1 produces MSASAGTGVFVLSLMSIPICYLFNSLIYSNSAEAFFFAGCSTVLILAISARFILKKKAPVDPLFYVYAVYTFLSVVNLIIGLEQDNIIDGFVTFYLKEADPHINTAHGHMISYWDGCVHYLIYLLMIAAITWGDSYRAIGLYWVGSFLMRAIVYILGNAVGKYGTHVSPLFLLHMLYISVSVWACFRTFSQPSTRDAQFPSIQEAERKCLLHRPLDLLFIIYLILAFAFCVFRGLVVLDCSSKWCQVYTQQYEPYLKDPSAYPKVQMLLSMLYSGPYYIITLYGLMVPGCEWMPDLTLVHSGALAQAQFTHIGASLHTRTPFSYRVPADSQPVFLLVNVLYALVPQALCYRCCSRPAFFLRPMPEKKTE; encoded by the exons ATGAGCGCGTCTGCAGGGACTGGAGTGTTTGTGCTCTCCTTGATGTCCATCCCCATCTGCTATTTATTTAATTCCCTCATTTACAGCAACAG TGCTGAAGCTTTCTTCTTCGCTGGGTGTTCAACAGTCCTTATCCTGGCCATTTCAGCTCGTTTTATACTCAAGAAGAAGGCTCCAGTAGATCCTCTTTTCTATG TGTATGCAGTGTACACATTCCTCAGTGTGGTGAATCTGATCATTGGGCTGGAACAGGACAACATCATTGATGGATTTGTGACGTTTTACCTCAAAGAG GCAGATCCACATATTAACACAGCACATGGACACATGATCTCCTATTGGGATGGCTGTGTGCATTATCTCATCTATCTGCTCATGATTGCTGCTATTACTTGGGG GGACAGTTACCGAGCCATTGGACTCTACTGGGTGGGATCTTTTCTCATGCGTGCCATAGTCTACATTCTTGGGAATGCTGTGG GGAAATATGGGACCCATGTTagtcctctcttcctcctccacatgCTATatatctctgtgtctgtctgggcCTGCTTCCGCACCTTCAGCCAGCCCTCCACACGGGATGCTCAGTTTCCT AGCATCCAGGAGGCGGAAAGAAAATGTTTACTCCACAGACCTCTGGACCTACTGTTCATCATCTACCTCATCCTTGCTTTTGCTTTCTGTGTCTTCAGAGGCCTG gtTGTTCTGGACTGTTCCAGCAAATGGTGTCAAGTCTACACACAGCAGTATGAGCCTTACCTAAAAGACCCATCAGCCTATCCTAAAGTACAG ATGTTGCTGAGCATGCTATACTCTGGACCATACTACATCATTACTCTCTATGGGCTGATGGTCCCAGGATGTGAATGGATGCCGGATCTGACTCTTGTACACTCTGGAGCACTGGCACAG GCCCAGTTCACTCATATCGGTGCATCACTTCACACACGGACGCCGTTTTCCTACAGAGTGCCTGCTGATAGCCAGCCTGTCTTCTTGCTGGTCAATGTCCTGTACGCTCTAGTGCCTCAGGCTCTGTGCTACCGCTGCTGCTCCAGGCCTGCCTTCTTCCTCAGGCCAATGCCAGAAAAGAAGactgaataa